In one window of Methanosarcina vacuolata Z-761 DNA:
- a CDS encoding Mov34/MPN/PAD-1 family protein, whose product MQINGIARDTLNFILEASKSIAPQEFAGLLQEKDGIITEVLILPGTESSDSNAVLRLYMMPNIKAAGSVHSHPGPNRSPSQADLLLFSKTGNCHIIVGRPYDSQSWTCYNREGEVIELPVLDVEFDDYEEI is encoded by the coding sequence ATGCAAATTAACGGAATAGCTCGTGATACTCTTAATTTTATCCTGGAGGCTAGTAAGTCCATCGCTCCCCAGGAATTTGCCGGACTTTTGCAGGAAAAAGATGGCATCATCACTGAAGTTCTTATATTACCTGGCACGGAATCCAGTGATTCAAATGCCGTTCTCAGGCTCTATATGATGCCGAACATCAAAGCCGCAGGTTCAGTCCACAGCCATCCAGGCCCGAACCGTAGCCCTTCACAGGCTGACCTGCTACTCTTTTCAAAAACAGGCAACTGCCATATCATAGTTGGCCGCCCGTATGATAGTCAAAGCTGGACATGCTATAACAGGGAAGGAGAAGTAATTGAGCTTCCCGTGCTTGATGTTGAATTTGATGACTATGAAGAGATTTGA
- a CDS encoding NAD(P)-dependent malic enzyme — MHSDSELETDLKKNSGKDLEKNSEKTLEKDSGKDLEKYQEKGTDPHTSLYQESLAVHRRLGGVLEVASKVSLQTIHDLSVAYTPGVAEPCRKIVKDPELAYLYTLKRNTIAVITDGSAVLGLGNIGPYAALPVMEGKAIIFKEFAGIDAFPICLDTQETEEVIKAVKHLAPAFGGINLEDISAPRCFEIEERLREELDLPVMHDDQHGTAIVVFAGLLNALKIVNKKLNELRIVISGLGAAGVAIFRFLVRAGANPSRILVCDSKGLVYEGRKNGMNPVKEEIARLTNHGKLKGGLENALPGADLFIGVSVGGIISEEMVRSMAKDAIVMAMANPLPEIMPDAAKRAGARVVATGRSDFPNQLNNCLSFPGVFKGALSTCARKITPEMEIAAARALSEVVTLSELSEDYIIPDPLDKRVVPAVAKAVAGASLESCVARKSHEDKA, encoded by the coding sequence ATGCACTCAGACTCAGAGCTGGAAACTGATCTGAAAAAGAACTCCGGAAAAGATCTGGAAAAAAATTCCGAAAAAACTCTGGAAAAGGATTCAGGGAAGGATCTGGAAAAGTACCAGGAAAAAGGCACTGATCCACACACATCCTTATATCAGGAATCACTTGCCGTGCACCGACGGCTTGGGGGCGTACTGGAGGTTGCCAGTAAAGTTAGCCTTCAAACGATACACGACCTCAGCGTCGCCTATACACCAGGAGTTGCCGAGCCGTGCAGGAAGATAGTCAAGGACCCTGAACTTGCCTACCTCTATACCCTGAAGAGAAATACTATTGCTGTTATCACTGATGGATCGGCAGTTCTGGGGCTTGGGAATATAGGACCTTATGCTGCGCTGCCTGTTATGGAAGGAAAGGCAATAATTTTCAAAGAATTTGCAGGCATTGATGCCTTTCCAATTTGCCTTGACACACAGGAAACCGAAGAAGTGATAAAAGCGGTAAAGCATCTGGCTCCTGCATTCGGAGGTATTAACCTTGAAGACATCAGTGCTCCTCGTTGCTTTGAAATAGAGGAGCGGCTACGCGAAGAACTCGATCTGCCAGTTATGCATGATGACCAGCATGGGACAGCCATTGTAGTTTTTGCCGGGCTTCTCAATGCTCTTAAAATTGTGAATAAAAAGTTAAATGAACTCCGTATAGTGATTTCAGGCCTGGGAGCGGCAGGAGTAGCAATTTTCCGGTTCCTGGTTCGAGCAGGAGCAAATCCGTCAAGAATTCTTGTCTGCGACAGTAAAGGGCTCGTGTATGAAGGCCGGAAAAACGGCATGAACCCCGTAAAAGAGGAAATTGCCAGGCTCACAAATCATGGAAAATTGAAAGGGGGGCTTGAAAATGCTTTACCGGGAGCTGACCTTTTTATCGGTGTCTCCGTGGGAGGGATAATCAGTGAGGAAATGGTTCGTTCCATGGCAAAAGATGCAATTGTAATGGCTATGGCAAACCCTCTACCTGAGATAATGCCTGATGCCGCAAAGCGGGCAGGAGCAAGGGTTGTTGCTACGGGCAGGTCGGACTTTCCAAATCAGCTTAATAATTGCCTGAGCTTCCCTGGGGTTTTCAAAGGTGCTCTCAGCACCTGTGCGAGAAAAATAACACCTGAGATGGAAATAGCTGCGGCGCGTGCTCTTTCGGAGGTCGTAACGCTCAGTGAACTTTCTGAAGATTACATAATTCCTGACCCTCTTGACAAGCGTGTAGTGCCTGCGGTTGCAAAAGCTGTTGCAGGTGCATCACTTGAAAGTTGCGTTGCAAGGAAAAGCCATGAAGACAAGGCCTGA